From one bacterium Scap17 genomic stretch:
- a CDS encoding DUF3261 domain-containing protein — MISMRLSPHAISVGRRSVGLLLATSLLLSGCSLLVPGPLSAESPMPALTSLQESSTQRLILRVERNKSEASENRAAADAAEDEARDLPPLIGVLRQSPEAMRLVLLSVQGQRLLTLVHDADGSRFEKARPEVLDKLPFTADWLARRIAWVHWPKATIDDAFANTGWQLVQRGDWQQRRQPAQRIILQDDVTIAELTRDASGRVTLRDPAADMQLTLEPLAAPSTQNAPDDSPEASAHD, encoded by the coding sequence ATGATATCCATGCGTCTCTCGCCTCATGCCATCTCAGTCGGGCGGCGATCCGTCGGACTGCTGCTGGCGACCAGCCTGCTGTTGAGCGGCTGCAGCCTGCTCGTGCCCGGCCCGCTCAGCGCCGAGAGCCCGATGCCGGCCCTGACGAGCCTGCAGGAGAGCAGCACCCAACGTCTGATTCTGCGCGTTGAGCGTAACAAGAGTGAGGCCAGCGAGAATCGCGCGGCAGCAGACGCCGCTGAGGACGAGGCTCGCGACCTGCCGCCCCTCATCGGCGTGCTGCGCCAATCGCCCGAGGCCATGCGGCTGGTGCTGCTCAGCGTGCAGGGCCAGCGACTGCTGACACTGGTGCATGACGCCGATGGCAGCCGCTTCGAGAAAGCCCGCCCCGAGGTGCTCGACAAGCTGCCCTTCACCGCCGACTGGCTGGCCCGTCGCATCGCCTGGGTCCACTGGCCAAAGGCCACGATCGATGACGCCTTTGCGAACACAGGCTGGCAACTGGTACAACGCGGCGACTGGCAGCAACGCCGCCAGCCCGCGCAGCGCATCATCCTGCAAGACGATGTGACCATCGCCGAGCTGACCCGCGATGCCAGCGGCCGCGTGACCCTGCGCGACCCGGCGGCCGACATGCAGCTGACGCTGGAACCGCTGGCAGCGCCCAGCACGCAGAACGCCCCTGACGACTCACCGGAAGCTTCCGCGCATGACTGA
- a CDS encoding beta-ketoacyl-[acyl-carrier-protein] synthase II: MTESVATVATATTKGRDTGNACRLSRPGIVCPLGADHGLISSALFSASRGLRVSDDFSPGTPLSLGRVTARLVDDSDWPAPLRSRNNRLLATALEQLAPELEALKLQGIAPERIGVVLGTSTSGIGETEAAMDTQRAAVAQGTPSADSWPENFEYRRQELGAPAECVAWLSGARGPVYTLSTACTSSAKALASARRLLASGQCDAVIAGGADSLCHMTVKGFMSLEAVSRKESLPLGAERDGINLGEAAVLFVVTPERGGVQLTGVGESSDAHHISAPCPDGSGAEAAMRGALASAGRAPGEIDYINLHGTATPLNDAMESLAISRLFGRDAGSDAGSDSVSDAGSGTDEPLLPAISSTKALTGHTLGACGALEAAFCWLALEHGRLPPHATPREALDPTLPALNIVYRDRPETPPLRVMSNAFAFGGNNISLVLERHTTDPESSAC, translated from the coding sequence ATGACTGAATCTGTTGCAACCGTGGCTACTGCTACCACGAAGGGCCGCGACACTGGCAACGCCTGCCGCCTGTCACGCCCCGGCATCGTCTGCCCGCTGGGCGCAGACCACGGCCTGATCAGCAGTGCGCTGTTCAGCGCCAGCCGTGGCCTGCGTGTCAGCGATGACTTCAGCCCCGGCACGCCGCTGTCACTGGGACGCGTCACCGCGCGGCTGGTGGATGACAGTGACTGGCCGGCCCCGCTGCGCTCACGCAACAATCGGCTGCTGGCCACCGCGCTTGAGCAGCTGGCACCGGAGCTTGAGGCTCTCAAACTCCAAGGCATCGCGCCGGAGCGCATCGGCGTGGTGCTCGGCACCAGCACCTCCGGCATCGGGGAAACGGAAGCCGCGATGGACACCCAGCGCGCTGCTGTCGCTCAGGGCACGCCGAGCGCCGACAGCTGGCCGGAGAACTTTGAATACCGCCGTCAGGAACTGGGCGCACCCGCCGAGTGCGTGGCCTGGTTGAGCGGCGCGCGCGGGCCGGTCTATACCCTGTCCACCGCCTGCACCTCCAGCGCCAAGGCGCTGGCCAGTGCACGGCGTCTGCTGGCCTCCGGCCAGTGCGATGCGGTGATCGCCGGTGGCGCCGACAGCCTGTGCCACATGACGGTGAAGGGTTTCATGAGCCTGGAGGCCGTCAGCCGCAAGGAGAGCCTGCCGCTGGGGGCCGAGCGCGACGGCATCAATCTGGGCGAGGCCGCGGTGCTGTTCGTGGTCACGCCGGAGCGCGGCGGCGTGCAGCTGACCGGCGTCGGCGAATCCAGCGATGCCCACCATATTTCCGCGCCCTGCCCCGATGGCAGCGGCGCCGAGGCCGCCATGCGCGGCGCACTCGCCAGTGCCGGCCGCGCCCCCGGCGAGATCGACTACATCAACCTGCACGGCACCGCCACGCCGCTGAATGATGCGATGGAAAGCCTCGCCATCAGCCGCCTGTTCGGCAGGGATGCCGGCTCTGATGCCGGTTCTGACAGCGTTTCTGATGCCGGTTCTGGTACCGACGAGCCCCTTCTGCCCGCCATCAGCTCCACCAAGGCCCTCACCGGCCATACGCTGGGGGCCTGCGGCGCGCTGGAAGCCGCCTTCTGCTGGCTGGCGCTGGAACATGGCCGCCTGCCGCCGCATGCCACGCCGCGTGAGGCGCTGGACCCGACACTGCCTGCGCTCAACATCGTCTATCGTGACCGCCCCGAGACCCCGCCGCTGCGGGTGATGAGCAATGCCTTCGCCTTCGGCGGCAACAACATCTCGCTGGTGCTGGAGCGCCACACCACCGACCCGGAGTCCTCTGCATGCTGA
- the fabG gene encoding 3-oxoacyl-ACP reductase FabG: protein MSVTPPATETATAAPEAREWILVTGSSRGIGRAIALRLAREGYNLVLHCRSRRDAAEEVAREISALGGESRILSFDVADRDAARSALEADIEAHGCYYGVVCNAGIHADNAFPALTDDDWDSVIRTNLDGFYNVIKPLSMPLVRRRKPGRIIVMSSVSGMMGNRGQVNYSAAKAGLIGAVKALAVELAKRRITVNAVAPGVIATEMTEGVEMEEALKMIPMRRAGEAEEVAATVAFLCSKDAGYITRQTIAVNGGMF from the coding sequence ATGTCTGTCACACCTCCCGCTACTGAAACTGCCACCGCCGCCCCTGAAGCGCGTGAGTGGATTCTGGTCACTGGCTCCAGCCGTGGCATCGGGCGCGCCATCGCGCTGCGTCTGGCCCGCGAAGGCTACAACCTGGTGCTGCATTGCCGCTCGCGCCGTGACGCCGCCGAGGAGGTCGCGCGGGAGATCAGCGCCCTGGGCGGCGAATCGCGCATCCTGAGTTTCGATGTCGCCGACCGAGACGCCGCGCGCAGCGCGCTGGAAGCCGACATCGAGGCCCACGGCTGCTACTACGGAGTGGTCTGCAATGCCGGTATCCATGCCGACAACGCCTTCCCGGCGCTCACCGATGACGACTGGGACAGCGTCATCCGCACCAACCTCGACGGCTTCTACAACGTCATCAAGCCGCTCTCCATGCCGCTGGTGCGCCGCCGCAAGCCGGGGCGCATCATCGTGATGTCCTCGGTGTCGGGCATGATGGGCAATCGGGGTCAGGTCAACTATTCCGCCGCCAAGGCGGGGCTGATCGGCGCGGTCAAGGCGCTGGCGGTGGAGCTGGCCAAGCGCCGCATCACTGTCAATGCCGTCGCACCGGGCGTCATCGCCACCGAGATGACCGAAGGCGTCGAGATGGAAGAGGCGCTGAAGATGATTCCCATGCGCCGTGCGGGGGAAGCCGAGGAAGTCGCCGCCACCGTGGCCTTCCTGTGCTCGAAGGACGCCGGCTACATCACCCGCCAGACCATCGCGGTGAACGGGGGCATGTTCTGA
- a CDS encoding beta-ketoacyl-ACP synthase, protein MTTTSSLRGRRVVVTGMHGFSPIGNDWPTLRANLAAGRTGIRYIEHWDKYDGLNTRLGAPVNDFELPKHYNRRALRSMGRVAQLATRSSELALEAAGLSDSPLKESGQMGIAYGASAGEPDAVADFGNMLINHSTDGLNANSYIRMMAHTAPVNIGVFLGIKGRIHTTSSACTSGSQGIGYAYEAIRFGRQTAMVAGGCEELSAADAAVFDTLFATSTCNDRPDRSPRPFDAQRDGLVIGEGAGTLILEELEHALARGATIYAEILGFGTNSDGRHVTQPDASMMEAAMRMALEDAGVEASQIGYVSAHGTATERGDIAESHATHAVFGEHMPISGFKSFTGHTLGACGALEAWVAIEMMREGWFHGTANLEDIDPRCAPLDYLTGAGREIATDTVMSNNFAFGGINTSLILRRWQD, encoded by the coding sequence ATGACGACTACTTCATCCCTGCGCGGCAGACGTGTCGTGGTCACCGGCATGCATGGTTTCTCGCCCATCGGCAATGACTGGCCGACCCTGCGCGCCAACCTGGCCGCCGGGCGCACCGGCATCCGCTATATCGAGCACTGGGACAAGTACGACGGCCTCAACACCCGGCTCGGCGCGCCGGTCAACGATTTCGAACTGCCGAAACACTACAACCGCCGCGCACTGCGCAGCATGGGGCGTGTGGCGCAACTGGCGACCCGCTCCAGCGAACTGGCGCTGGAAGCGGCCGGCCTGAGTGACAGCCCGCTCAAGGAAAGCGGCCAGATGGGCATCGCCTACGGCGCCTCGGCCGGTGAGCCGGATGCGGTGGCGGACTTCGGCAACATGCTGATCAATCACTCCACCGATGGCCTCAATGCCAATTCCTATATCCGCATGATGGCGCACACCGCGCCGGTCAACATCGGCGTCTTCCTCGGCATCAAGGGGCGGATCCACACCACCTCCAGCGCCTGCACCTCCGGCAGTCAGGGCATCGGTTACGCCTATGAGGCGATCCGCTTCGGCCGCCAGACCGCGATGGTCGCCGGTGGCTGCGAGGAGCTGTCCGCCGCCGACGCCGCCGTGTTCGATACCCTGTTCGCGACCAGCACCTGCAATGATCGCCCGGACCGCTCACCGCGGCCCTTCGATGCCCAGCGTGATGGCCTGGTGATCGGCGAAGGCGCCGGCACGCTGATTCTGGAAGAGTTGGAGCACGCCCTGGCGCGTGGCGCGACCATCTACGCCGAGATTCTCGGCTTCGGCACCAACTCTGATGGCCGTCACGTCACCCAGCCGGACGCCAGCATGATGGAAGCCGCGATGCGCATGGCGCTGGAGGATGCCGGTGTGGAGGCCTCACAGATCGGCTATGTCAGCGCGCATGGCACCGCTACCGAGCGCGGTGATATCGCCGAGAGCCATGCCACCCATGCGGTGTTCGGCGAGCACATGCCGATCAGCGGCTTCAAGAGCTTCACCGGCCATACCCTGGGGGCCTGTGGCGCGCTGGAGGCCTGGGTCGCCATCGAGATGATGCGCGAAGGCTGGTTCCACGGCACCGCCAATCTCGAGGACATCGACCCGCGCTGCGCACCGCTCGACTACCTCACCGGCGCAGGCCGCGAGATCGCGACGGACACCGTGATGAGCAACAACTTCGCCTTCGGTGGCATCAATACCTCGCTGATTCTGCGTCGCTGGCAAGACTGA
- a CDS encoding heavy metal-binding domain-containing protein — protein MLRAARSARGMAMATALVTGSASLLASMPAEARDTQHFLPIMPVMASTAASQRLGKDVVFFFGDKQPYERIEKRGWARVNPKTNASNKSDAEACRWVFLSALRELQKKAREYGANAVINIRSDYDNVPYSSSEKYECHAGNIVAGVALRGDLVILHPKN, from the coding sequence ATGTTGCGTGCCGCGCGCTCTGCACGTGGCATGGCAATGGCCACCGCCCTGGTGACCGGCTCTGCCAGCCTGCTGGCCTCCATGCCGGCAGAGGCGCGGGACACGCAGCACTTCCTGCCGATCATGCCGGTGATGGCCAGCACCGCGGCCAGTCAACGACTGGGCAAGGACGTGGTCTTCTTCTTCGGTGACAAGCAGCCCTACGAGCGGATCGAGAAGCGTGGCTGGGCGCGGGTGAACCCGAAGACCAACGCGTCCAACAAGAGCGATGCGGAGGCCTGTCGCTGGGTGTTTCTGTCGGCGCTGCGCGAGTTGCAGAAGAAGGCGCGCGAGTATGGTGCCAATGCGGTGATCAACATTCGCAGCGACTATGACAACGTGCCCTACTCCAGCAGCGAGAAGTACGAGTGCCATGCGGGCAATATCGTCGCGGGTGTGGCGCTGCGCGGGGATCTGGTGATCCTGCATCCGAAGAACTGA
- a CDS encoding adenylate/guanylate cyclase domain-containing protein, with protein MVKIFKSFGASYIDIKGDGVFALFDYNRPHTALCAAITCKTFCENDFSKKVFRKRKLSIGSHIGIDQKTVLVKRIGLEPRGGDDSHLRNEVWAGRPVNMSAKLASLSERGKIVASSRFLLNITSRKAKESCGCNNAGVSTPLWEEINLEDNDNFDFSKAMVLKSLWCEEHGKQYCRELVSQESE; from the coding sequence ATGGTAAAAATCTTTAAGAGCTTTGGAGCATCTTATATCGATATTAAAGGCGATGGTGTCTTTGCGTTATTTGACTACAATCGACCCCATACTGCTTTATGTGCTGCTATAACCTGTAAAACTTTCTGCGAAAATGATTTTAGCAAAAAAGTTTTTAGGAAGAGGAAGCTATCTATAGGTAGCCATATAGGGATTGATCAAAAAACTGTATTAGTAAAGAGGATAGGTCTAGAACCAAGGGGAGGTGATGACTCCCATCTACGTAATGAAGTTTGGGCTGGTAGACCAGTGAATATGAGCGCTAAGCTAGCATCTCTGTCTGAAAGAGGAAAGATTGTTGCGTCATCAAGATTTTTATTAAATATTACAAGTCGTAAGGCTAAAGAATCTTGTGGATGTAATAATGCTGGTGTTTCTACCCCGCTATGGGAGGAGATAAATCTTGAAGATAATGATAATTTCGATTTTTCTAAAGCTATGGTTTTAAAATCACTGTGGTGTGAAGAACATGGAAAGCAATACTGTAGAGAGTTAGTTTCTCAAGAATCCGAGTAG
- a CDS encoding IS481 family transposase: MDIKLHKQATTTPKIRADIQAAPSSMTNKDLARQFGVSVSTIQRWRYRDDVLDRSHTRHNLLATLTSEQEEIVIAARELLRLGLDDLLVVAREFLNPNLSRSALQRMLKRRDVPTLAKLARQDAKEDEKPKHRPFKDYEPGYVHIDIKHLPQMPDEDQKRYLYVAIDRATRWVYLEVRSSQSAKDAQAFMKRVEEEAPFTIRTVLTDNGKSFTDRFTVGGERKPSGHHLFDQECQSHGIEHRLIRPGRPQTNGMVERFNGRISDVLATRRYDSSEDLEQTLERYCWLYNHHIPQRALHHKAPIAAMKEWQVERPELFTQAIVNQTEPDNYGKNL; the protein is encoded by the coding sequence ATGGACATCAAGCTGCATAAGCAAGCGACGACGACACCGAAAATCCGTGCCGACATCCAAGCAGCTCCCTCCAGCATGACGAACAAAGATCTCGCTCGTCAGTTCGGGGTCAGCGTCTCAACTATACAGCGCTGGCGCTATCGTGATGATGTCCTGGATCGTTCCCACACACGTCATAACCTACTCGCGACTCTGACCTCAGAACAGGAAGAGATCGTCATCGCCGCACGTGAACTGCTTCGCCTGGGGCTCGATGATCTACTTGTCGTTGCTCGGGAATTCCTGAACCCCAATCTGTCGCGTTCCGCACTTCAGCGCATGCTCAAACGACGTGATGTACCGACTCTCGCCAAGCTGGCGCGTCAAGATGCGAAGGAGGACGAGAAGCCCAAGCATCGGCCTTTCAAGGATTATGAGCCCGGGTATGTGCACATTGATATCAAGCACCTGCCCCAAATGCCTGACGAAGATCAGAAGCGTTATCTCTACGTCGCGATTGATCGTGCCACTCGGTGGGTGTATCTGGAGGTCAGATCAAGTCAATCTGCAAAGGACGCCCAGGCGTTCATGAAGCGTGTGGAAGAGGAGGCTCCCTTCACGATTCGAACCGTGCTCACGGACAACGGTAAATCCTTTACCGACCGCTTTACCGTGGGTGGCGAACGTAAGCCCAGTGGACATCACCTTTTCGATCAGGAATGTCAGAGCCATGGCATCGAGCATCGATTGATCAGGCCAGGCAGACCCCAAACGAACGGGATGGTGGAGCGCTTCAATGGGCGTATCAGCGATGTACTGGCGACTCGGCGTTATGACTCAAGTGAAGATTTAGAACAGACACTCGAGCGTTATTGCTGGCTCTATAACCACCACATTCCTCAGAGAGCACTACACCACAAAGCGCCTATAGCAGCAATGAAGGAGTGGCAGGTCGAACGACCTGAGCTGTTTACGCAAGCTATAGTCAATCAGACGGAACCCGACAACTATGGTAAAAATCTTTAA
- a CDS encoding RidA family protein: MSDIQRHDTKARMSRAVIHNNTIYLCGQVAGPDHRFGNITDQANSMLARVDALLEEVGTDREHLLSATVYLKSMDDFKPFNDIWDTWVPQGHAPARACVQAAMASPELLCEITVVAAVK, from the coding sequence ATGAGCGATATCCAACGTCACGACACCAAGGCACGCATGAGCCGCGCCGTAATCCACAACAACACCATCTACCTGTGTGGCCAGGTCGCCGGGCCGGACCACCGCTTCGGGAATATCACGGACCAGGCCAACAGCATGCTCGCGCGTGTCGATGCATTGCTGGAAGAAGTCGGCACCGACCGCGAGCACCTGCTCTCCGCCACGGTCTATCTCAAGTCGATGGACGACTTCAAACCCTTCAATGACATCTGGGATACCTGGGTACCACAAGGCCACGCCCCCGCCCGCGCCTGTGTACAAGCCGCCATGGCCAGCCCGGAACTGCTGTGTGAAATTACCGTGGTCGCTGCGGTGAAGTAA
- a CDS encoding universal stress protein codes for MSQSSASAPTGHDKITACIDGSAFAVAVCDAAVWASQRLSAPLSFLHVIDRHEGAGETTSDLSGSIGLGAREHLLEELATLDEQRGRIAQEQGRLMLEAAYKRAVQAGITEPRPRQRNGELVETLEELEDEIRLLVIGKRGEGAEQASEHLGSNLERVIRSLHRPVLVVPGEFAVPTRVLIAFDCSSTIKRAVEVLAASPLLKGAELHLVMVGAETVEHQAPLDAARDTLTAAGFSVQASFKAGEVEACLREYARQHAIDMLVMGAYGHSRIRQLLVGSTTTEMIRNATVPLLILR; via the coding sequence ATGAGCCAATCCTCTGCCAGTGCCCCGACAGGCCATGACAAGATCACCGCCTGCATTGACGGCTCCGCCTTTGCCGTCGCCGTGTGTGATGCCGCCGTATGGGCAAGCCAACGTCTCTCGGCACCGCTGAGCTTCCTGCATGTGATCGACCGCCATGAAGGGGCGGGCGAGACCACCAGTGATCTTTCCGGCAGCATCGGGCTCGGCGCGCGCGAGCACCTGCTGGAAGAACTCGCCACCCTGGATGAGCAGCGCGGGCGCATCGCCCAGGAGCAGGGCCGTCTGATGCTGGAGGCCGCCTACAAGCGCGCCGTGCAAGCGGGTATCACCGAGCCGCGCCCACGCCAGCGCAATGGCGAGCTGGTCGAGACCCTGGAGGAACTGGAAGACGAGATTCGCCTGCTGGTGATCGGCAAGCGTGGTGAAGGGGCGGAGCAGGCCAGCGAGCACCTGGGCAGCAATCTGGAGCGCGTGATTCGCAGCCTGCATCGTCCCGTGTTGGTGGTGCCGGGTGAGTTCGCTGTACCGACTCGGGTGCTGATCGCCTTCGATTGCAGCAGCACCATCAAGCGCGCCGTCGAGGTGTTGGCGGCAAGCCCGCTGCTCAAGGGCGCGGAGCTGCATCTGGTGATGGTCGGCGCGGAAACGGTGGAGCATCAGGCACCGCTGGACGCCGCGCGCGACACTCTCACCGCGGCAGGTTTCAGCGTGCAGGCCAGCTTCAAGGCGGGGGAGGTAGAAGCCTGCCTGCGCGAATATGCCCGACAGCACGCCATCGACATGCTGGTGATGGGCGCCTACGGCCACTCGCGCATCCGTCAGTTGCTGGTCGGCAGCACCACTACCGAGATGATTCGCAACGCCACGGTGCCGCTGCTGATCTTGCGCTAG
- a CDS encoding SulP family inorganic anion transporter, with the protein MTSSLKQQWLSNLRPDILSGLVVALALIPEAIAFSIIAGVDPKVGLYASFSIAVVTAIAGGRPGMISAATGAMALLMVDLVKDHGLEYLLAATVLTGVIQIIFGYFKLGSLMRFVSRSVVTGFVNALAILIFMAQLPELTNVTWHVYAMTAAGLGIIYLLPLVPKVGKLLPSPLVCIIVLTIFSMVVGLDIRTVGDMGELPDSLPVFLIPDIPFNLETLWIILPYSLPLAVVGLLESLMTATLVDDLTDTPSDKNRECKGQGAANVVTGFLGGMAGCAMIGQTMINVKSGGRTRLSTMVAGVVLLILVVFLGPWVSQIPMAALVAVMIMVSIGTFSWQSIRDLKTHPMSTNIVMLATVAVVVATHNLALGVLVGVLLSALFFANKIGQVLHIGSDMNADGRTREYRVVGQVFFASSEQFQAGFDLKETVERVVIDVSRAHFWDITAIGALDTVVVKFRREGTEVEVRGLNEASATLVDRFAVHDKPDAVEKLMGH; encoded by the coding sequence ATGACAAGCAGCCTCAAACAGCAGTGGCTCTCCAACCTCCGGCCCGACATCCTGTCCGGCCTGGTGGTGGCGTTGGCCCTGATCCCCGAAGCCATCGCCTTCTCCATCATTGCCGGTGTCGACCCCAAGGTCGGCCTGTATGCCTCCTTCTCCATCGCCGTGGTGACCGCCATCGCCGGTGGCCGTCCGGGCATGATCTCCGCCGCCACCGGTGCCATGGCACTGCTGATGGTCGACCTGGTCAAGGACCACGGCCTGGAATACCTGCTGGCCGCCACCGTGCTGACCGGCGTGATCCAGATCATCTTCGGCTACTTCAAGCTCGGCTCGCTGATGCGCTTCGTGTCGCGCTCGGTGGTCACCGGCTTCGTGAATGCGCTGGCGATCCTGATCTTCATGGCCCAGCTGCCGGAGCTGACCAACGTCACCTGGCACGTCTACGCCATGACCGCGGCCGGTCTCGGCATCATCTACCTGCTGCCGCTGGTGCCAAAGGTTGGCAAGCTGCTGCCGTCGCCGCTGGTCTGCATCATCGTGCTGACCATCTTCTCCATGGTCGTCGGTCTGGATATCCGCACCGTCGGCGACATGGGCGAGCTGCCGGACAGCCTGCCGGTGTTCCTGATTCCGGACATCCCCTTCAATCTGGAAACCCTGTGGATCATCCTGCCGTACTCGCTGCCGCTGGCGGTCGTGGGCCTGCTGGAATCCCTGATGACGGCCACCCTGGTCGATGACCTGACCGACACGCCGTCCGACAAGAACCGTGAGTGCAAGGGCCAGGGCGCGGCCAACGTCGTCACCGGCTTCCTCGGCGGCATGGCGGGTTGCGCGATGATCGGTCAGACGATGATCAACGTGAAGTCCGGCGGTCGCACACGTCTCTCCACCATGGTGGCGGGTGTCGTGCTGCTGATTCTGGTCGTGTTCCTCGGCCCGTGGGTCTCGCAGATTCCGATGGCCGCTCTGGTCGCGGTGATGATCATGGTCTCCATCGGCACCTTCTCCTGGCAGTCGATCCGTGATCTCAAGACCCACCCGATGTCCACCAACATCGTCATGCTGGCGACGGTGGCCGTCGTGGTCGCGACCCACAACCTCGCGCTCGGCGTGCTGGTCGGCGTGCTGCTCTCGGCGCTGTTCTTCGCCAACAAGATCGGTCAGGTGCTGCATATCGGCAGCGACATGAATGCCGATGGCCGTACCCGCGAATACCGCGTGGTCGGTCAGGTGTTCTTCGCCTCCAGCGAGCAGTTCCAGGCCGGTTTTGACCTCAAGGAGACCGTCGAGCGTGTCGTCATCGACGTCAGCCGTGCGCACTTCTGGGATATCACCGCCATCGGCGCGCTGGACACCGTGGTGGTCAAGTTCCGCCGCGAGGGGACCGAGGTCGAGGTGCGTGGCCTCAACGAAGCCAGCGCCACGCTGGTGGATCGCTTCGCGGTGCATGACAAGCCGGATGCGGTCGAGAAGCTGATGGGTCACTGA
- a CDS encoding DMT family transporter — protein MKPATDSHLSRDHSPDARALQARGVALTALGVLLISPDALLLRLADVADGPLVFWRGLLTAIGFALILLLTQRGGPGQRFISALARMRGCGRTGLWVALLFTGSTLGFVLANQYTRAGNVLIILAASPLFAALMSRLWLGERQPRHVWGAILVSLAGITLLVMDEAGSGSLTGNLLALGCSLSLAGNFTLCRTRPGLDMSPMLTLSGLLTALCGLLACIWLAASGGGVGEGAAEGLESVLTQLWPSHSDDFAQRAGWLVLLCLVLSPLGFTLIQRGPLYLPSAEVALLMLLESVFGILWVWWVLDESLTLRGWVGGAMVLGAMLIKSLIDRRLRHLQATRAPSADASAGGN, from the coding sequence ATGAAGCCGGCGACTGACTCCCACCTTTCCCGCGATCACAGCCCGGATGCCAGAGCCCTGCAGGCGCGTGGCGTCGCGCTGACGGCGCTGGGCGTGCTGCTGATCTCGCCGGATGCGCTGTTGCTGCGCCTCGCCGATGTCGCCGATGGCCCGCTGGTGTTCTGGCGCGGCCTGCTGACGGCCATCGGCTTCGCGCTGATTCTGCTGCTCACCCAGCGCGGCGGGCCTGGCCAGCGCTTTATCAGTGCGCTGGCACGCATGCGTGGCTGCGGGCGCACGGGGCTGTGGGTCGCGCTGCTGTTCACCGGCTCCACGCTGGGCTTCGTGCTCGCCAATCAATACACCCGCGCCGGCAATGTGCTGATCATCCTCGCCGCCAGTCCGCTGTTCGCGGCACTGATGTCGCGGCTATGGCTGGGCGAGCGCCAGCCGCGCCATGTATGGGGCGCGATTCTGGTCTCGCTGGCGGGCATCACGCTGCTGGTGATGGACGAGGCGGGCAGCGGCTCGCTGACCGGCAATCTGCTCGCGCTGGGCTGCAGCCTGTCGCTGGCGGGCAACTTCACGCTGTGTCGCACGCGCCCGGGCCTCGACATGAGCCCGATGCTGACACTGTCAGGACTGCTGACCGCGCTGTGCGGCCTGCTGGCCTGCATATGGTTGGCAGCCTCTGGGGGAGGGGTAGGCGAGGGTGCAGCAGAGGGCCTCGAGAGCGTGCTCACCCAGCTATGGCCCTCGCACAGCGATGATTTCGCTCAGCGCGCCGGCTGGCTGGTGCTGCTGTGTCTGGTGCTCTCGCCGCTGGGCTTCACGCTGATCCAGCGCGGCCCGCTGTATCTGCCGTCCGCCGAGGTGGCACTGCTGATGCTGCTGGAAAGCGTGTTCGGCATCCTGTGGGTGTGGTGGGTGCTGGACGAGTCGCTGACCCTGCGCGGCTGGGTGGGCGGCGCCATGGTGCTGGGCGCGATGCTGATCAAGAGCCTGATCGACCGCCGCCTGCGTCACCTGCAGGCCACGCGCGCGCCTTCTGCGGATGCGTCTGCGGGCGGCAACTGA